Proteins from a single region of Sinorhizobium alkalisoli:
- a CDS encoding kinesin — MATKKSNESIDEKAFQALEAALKIDFDDLKSALNDKNSLDDPEEMVSEPSKAAASDQARPARAQQESLKTAREAEPPRSLAPESAPKQPPLSPANDDTRRSPAALLRAFEGRTNRAAIRVAGLISAVWVVAGLGIGHLLYAPQIWQIRSLGDLAATPGAIGLLLGLALPVMLFFSFAIMIARAQELRNAARSMAEVALRLAEPETAAADRVMTVGQAVRREVSAMNEGIERTIARATELEALVHSEVNALERSYSENELRVRTLVQELGLEREAIVGHSERIRAAIAGAHNKLKDDLELAGEDIASRIAVSGEAFASLIDTRAAALTEKSDHALQSLDAMLSNRTDTLLSGLNSAGETLNGEFDARLDALSDTLTKRGEQLLGQFETRASTLDANTEKLNAALNERARQLNETLIARTRDLNESLSVGQQAIAGGLDEVLTSLNAALDEKGASFRQSLKSSADDAIMDLDLRGGFFEEKLQTTVGQLATAFDERFHEFASAFDKRASMLDSKLMESLHRINETVSGGADAIGSTLDGSIEKIGSALSDQSLTLATALGATQDFIEETIGNRTSELSNLIGDAHSRIDGVLSEKTGSLMGALKEAQERIEGGFGQRADALANALTTSEQRLTQGLDSRTSAFIDGLQSAHARIEQTLTGSTDEITSAIAASQHRLDSTLSERTAALSTALATGTSTIEGAVNNTADRLERVLSERGQAIFETLTSQTSALEGALSDQSQAIAETLSSKAAALDGVLSERSQAITDTLTSQTAALEGVLAERSKAINETLAGRTAALDGVMSERSRAITDTLTTQTAALDGVLSERSQAITETLANQTTALDGVLSERAAQISSTMSTRANEMADTLSRHAEDVADNLTFRAMAVAETMTDRVGEIENKLSQSVSEVAENLGGRVSQIADTLTDTSARIAEDLSSRVGKISDALTGTSAEIAEALTARTSEATSSLAGKAAEIEQTLSGKAEHLRDTLSATHNQIRSTLDDRINAINLAVGQGREQLEELLSDQSMAVATTLATSASMLEMTLEERQAALAGAIDRSTEALDARMRSTTGTIAERLSETADQISLAADSLTHRVDISINGINSRLDDTGARIETSLGSLEDRVRDSVTTVTTLVDDSGSRIETTIGALEERIRGSVGSVNAVVDDTGARIETSLDSLEGRIRDSVGNVNSIVDSAGQRLAESLGERAGEIDRITETAATRISSALEAGAGRIEERLGTMDRALNIGLENVNRTLEGKAAALVTSLRGAVGDATHEIDAEAARSAEILSKTGSEFASALAARNAEFAASLEQATSATAARQADLARSVADAADTATARLATTHSQIANHAQNIQQSLTDAEKALETRSQSIRGALDESTRELNSMLAGRSLELSRLIDEKARPVIDQYAATGKEAAEAIAALTQESADRLRAESASLVNAITERTSETLDAISLRADETAQAMKMVENRLQSTAMGLIDRLAANNSAITSVIEQASNNLGEMDQRLEATAAKFSESTRQASDMLSTSTRLIEGKVDKLSDISSSTLSQVAGIVGRFDDHSKVLGQASELLSAAQSNLVSTLEERQDALRTLSVGLVQRSEEIERTMRALEGFVDGAFQRAEERSGQVAGNLRSGIQSSFTDVGRLLSTTEQRAAEAAEAMRSALAQAGDDAAASVQDVFSRAEERSREIANTLRSGVEGSLADVNRTLSQVEGRALSASDSLRQAIGKAGEEAGQALEGAFASAEERAKDVTLRLRDGVGASVADIERMLAESGKKSDGVATQLREAVRQAIDDAINRFSGATDDIRRSAGEIRKELDMTRQELKRGAFDLPEEAKENAALMRRAVGEQIKALQELSDIIGKSSTQLEVAQPKAVPAPVPAPAPVSQAAVALPAAMPQQAASPQPSVVHQPVPGGALRGSLGLEQATRPLQPARTPAVEERTEEGGGWMRDLLRAASREEEPQPARPRPPESQPVARAGDNRNPRHVVESLNSLSVDIARAIDHDASVELWRRYQRGERDVFTRRLYTLKGQQTFDEIKRKYDREPEFRTAVDRYIADFEKLLSDVARNDPDKRITQTYLTSDTGKVYTMLAHAAGRFN, encoded by the coding sequence ATGGCGACGAAGAAGAGCAACGAGTCGATCGACGAGAAGGCCTTCCAGGCTCTGGAGGCGGCACTGAAGATCGACTTTGACGACCTGAAGTCGGCCTTGAACGACAAGAATTCCTTGGATGATCCGGAGGAAATGGTGTCCGAGCCCAGCAAAGCGGCAGCATCCGACCAGGCTCGTCCTGCAAGGGCACAGCAGGAGAGCCTCAAGACGGCGCGCGAGGCCGAGCCACCGCGCAGCCTCGCTCCGGAATCCGCGCCGAAGCAGCCGCCGCTTTCGCCTGCCAATGACGACACGCGCAGGTCGCCCGCTGCCTTGCTTCGTGCTTTCGAGGGGCGGACCAACCGTGCGGCGATCCGGGTTGCCGGCCTCATCTCAGCGGTTTGGGTCGTTGCCGGCCTGGGGATAGGCCATCTTCTCTATGCACCGCAGATCTGGCAGATCCGTTCGCTCGGCGATCTGGCGGCCACGCCGGGTGCAATCGGCCTCCTGCTCGGTCTCGCCCTGCCCGTCATGCTGTTCTTCTCCTTCGCGATCATGATTGCGCGCGCGCAGGAGCTGCGCAATGCAGCGCGGTCGATGGCAGAGGTCGCCCTGCGGCTCGCCGAGCCGGAAACCGCAGCTGCCGACCGCGTCATGACCGTCGGACAGGCGGTCCGCCGCGAAGTCTCGGCCATGAACGAAGGCATCGAGCGCACAATTGCCCGCGCGACCGAACTCGAAGCGCTTGTACACTCCGAAGTCAATGCGCTTGAGCGCAGCTACAGCGAGAACGAGTTGCGCGTTCGCACGCTCGTCCAGGAGCTCGGGCTGGAGCGCGAGGCGATCGTCGGTCATTCCGAGCGCATCCGCGCGGCGATTGCCGGCGCACACAACAAGCTGAAGGACGATCTCGAACTCGCCGGCGAAGACATCGCATCACGCATCGCGGTTTCCGGTGAAGCCTTCGCGTCGCTCATCGACACGCGTGCGGCAGCACTCACCGAGAAATCGGATCACGCGTTGCAGAGCCTCGACGCGATGCTGTCGAACCGTACCGACACGCTGCTCTCCGGCCTGAACAGCGCCGGCGAGACGCTCAACGGCGAGTTCGACGCCCGCCTCGATGCGCTCAGCGACACGTTGACGAAGCGCGGCGAGCAATTGCTCGGCCAGTTCGAGACCCGTGCCTCCACGCTCGACGCCAATACGGAAAAGCTCAATGCGGCCCTCAACGAGCGCGCCCGCCAGTTGAACGAGACTCTGATCGCGCGCACGCGCGATCTTAACGAAAGCCTCAGCGTCGGCCAGCAGGCGATCGCCGGCGGCCTCGACGAGGTGCTGACGTCGCTCAATGCAGCGCTCGACGAAAAGGGCGCGAGCTTCCGCCAGAGCCTGAAATCGAGCGCCGACGATGCGATCATGGATCTCGACCTCAGGGGCGGCTTCTTCGAAGAAAAGCTTCAGACGACCGTCGGACAGCTCGCCACCGCCTTCGACGAGCGTTTCCACGAGTTCGCGAGCGCGTTCGACAAGCGCGCAAGCATGCTCGACTCCAAGCTCATGGAAAGCCTGCACCGTATCAACGAAACCGTTTCGGGCGGCGCGGACGCGATCGGCAGCACCCTTGACGGCAGCATCGAAAAGATCGGCTCGGCGCTTTCGGATCAATCGCTGACGCTCGCGACGGCGCTCGGCGCGACCCAGGATTTCATCGAGGAAACGATCGGCAACCGCACCTCGGAACTCAGCAATCTCATCGGCGACGCCCACAGCCGCATCGACGGCGTGCTTTCGGAAAAGACCGGTTCGCTCATGGGGGCGCTGAAGGAGGCGCAGGAACGCATCGAGGGCGGCTTCGGCCAGCGCGCGGACGCGCTCGCCAATGCCCTGACAACCAGCGAACAGCGCCTTACACAAGGCCTCGACTCGCGGACTTCCGCGTTCATCGACGGCCTGCAGTCGGCCCATGCGCGCATCGAACAGACGCTCACCGGATCCACCGACGAGATCACCAGTGCGATCGCGGCAAGTCAGCATCGGCTGGATAGTACGCTGTCCGAGCGCACGGCTGCGCTTTCGACTGCCCTCGCCACCGGCACCAGCACGATCGAGGGTGCCGTGAACAATACGGCCGACCGACTCGAGCGCGTCCTCTCCGAGCGCGGTCAGGCGATCTTCGAAACGCTCACCAGCCAGACGAGCGCGCTTGAAGGCGCGCTGTCCGATCAAAGCCAGGCAATCGCCGAAACGCTCTCCAGCAAGGCGGCAGCCCTCGACGGGGTTCTGTCCGAGCGCAGCCAGGCGATCACCGACACGCTCACCAGCCAGACGGCGGCCCTCGAGGGCGTGCTGGCCGAGCGGAGCAAGGCGATCAATGAGACGCTCGCCGGCCGGACGGCCGCCCTTGACGGGGTCATGTCCGAGCGCAGCCGGGCAATCACCGACACGCTCACCACCCAGACGGCCGCTCTTGACGGGGTCCTGTCCGAGCGCAGCCAGGCGATCACCGAGACGCTGGCCAACCAAACCACGGCGCTCGACGGCGTGCTCTCCGAGCGCGCGGCCCAGATCAGTTCAACCATGTCGACCCGCGCCAACGAGATGGCGGACACGCTCAGCCGCCATGCCGAGGACGTGGCCGACAACCTGACCTTCCGGGCGATGGCGGTGGCCGAAACCATGACCGACCGGGTCGGCGAGATCGAAAACAAGCTTTCGCAGAGCGTCTCGGAGGTCGCCGAGAACCTCGGTGGCCGCGTCAGCCAGATCGCCGACACGCTCACCGACACCAGCGCCCGCATCGCCGAGGACCTGAGCAGCCGGGTCGGCAAGATTTCCGATGCGCTGACAGGCACGAGCGCGGAGATTGCCGAGGCGCTCACCGCCCGCACCTCGGAAGCGACTTCATCGCTCGCCGGCAAGGCGGCGGAAATCGAGCAGACGCTCTCCGGAAAGGCCGAGCATTTGCGGGACACCCTGTCTGCGACCCATAACCAGATCCGCTCGACGCTCGACGACCGGATCAATGCAATCAACCTCGCCGTGGGCCAGGGCCGGGAGCAATTGGAAGAGCTCCTGTCTGACCAGTCCATGGCGGTGGCGACGACGCTCGCGACCAGTGCCAGCATGCTCGAAATGACCCTGGAGGAGCGCCAGGCCGCACTCGCCGGCGCCATAGACCGCAGCACCGAGGCGCTCGACGCCCGCATGCGCTCCACGACCGGCACCATTGCGGAACGCCTCTCGGAAACGGCGGACCAGATCAGCCTCGCGGCGGACTCGCTTACCCATCGCGTCGATATCTCGATCAACGGCATCAATAGTCGGCTCGACGATACCGGCGCCCGCATCGAGACGAGCCTCGGCTCGCTCGAAGACCGGGTGCGCGACAGCGTTACCACCGTCACCACCCTCGTCGATGACAGCGGCAGCCGTATCGAAACGACAATCGGCGCCCTTGAGGAGCGTATCCGCGGCAGTGTCGGCAGCGTCAACGCCGTCGTCGACGATACCGGCGCCCGCATCGAAACGAGCCTCGACTCGCTCGAAGGACGGATTCGCGACAGCGTCGGAAACGTCAACTCGATCGTCGATAGTGCCGGCCAGCGTCTTGCCGAGAGTCTTGGCGAACGGGCGGGCGAAATCGACCGGATCACCGAAACCGCCGCAACCCGCATCTCCTCCGCCCTCGAGGCAGGCGCCGGTCGCATCGAGGAGCGCCTCGGCACTATGGATCGTGCCCTCAACATCGGCCTCGAGAACGTCAACCGGACGCTCGAAGGCAAGGCGGCAGCGCTCGTCACCAGCCTGCGCGGCGCCGTCGGCGATGCCACTCATGAGATCGATGCAGAGGCTGCGCGATCGGCCGAGATCCTGTCCAAGACGGGCTCGGAGTTCGCCAGTGCGCTTGCCGCCCGAAATGCGGAATTCGCCGCCTCGCTCGAACAAGCCACTTCGGCCACGGCCGCCCGCCAGGCGGATCTCGCCCGCTCGGTCGCCGATGCCGCCGACACGGCTACGGCTCGGCTGGCTACGACGCACAGCCAGATCGCCAACCACGCCCAAAACATCCAGCAGAGCCTGACCGACGCAGAAAAGGCTCTCGAAACGCGCAGCCAGTCGATCCGCGGCGCACTCGATGAAAGCACCCGCGAGCTCAACTCGATGCTGGCCGGCCGCTCGCTCGAACTTTCCCGCCTGATCGACGAGAAGGCGCGACCGGTGATCGACCAATATGCCGCCACGGGCAAGGAAGCCGCCGAAGCCATTGCCGCCCTCACCCAGGAGAGCGCCGATCGGCTGCGTGCCGAAAGCGCATCCCTCGTCAACGCCATCACAGAGCGGACCAGTGAAACCCTGGATGCCATCTCGCTGCGCGCCGACGAGACCGCCCAGGCGATGAAGATGGTCGAAAACCGCCTGCAGTCGACGGCGATGGGGCTTATCGACCGGCTCGCGGCGAACAATTCCGCGATCACATCGGTCATCGAACAGGCCAGCAACAATCTCGGGGAAATGGATCAGCGCCTGGAGGCGACCGCCGCAAAGTTCTCCGAATCCACCCGACAGGCCTCCGACATGCTGTCCACCTCGACGCGCCTTATAGAAGGCAAGGTCGACAAGCTGTCCGACATTTCCTCCTCCACGCTCTCGCAGGTCGCCGGCATCGTCGGCCGTTTTGACGATCATTCGAAAGTGCTCGGACAGGCATCCGAGCTCTTGTCCGCCGCCCAATCGAACCTCGTCAGCACGCTCGAGGAGCGGCAGGATGCGCTGCGCACGCTGTCGGTCGGCCTCGTCCAACGCTCGGAAGAAATCGAACGGACGATGCGCGCGCTCGAGGGCTTCGTCGACGGCGCATTCCAGCGGGCCGAAGAGCGCTCCGGACAGGTTGCCGGCAATCTTCGCAGCGGCATTCAGTCCTCCTTTACCGATGTCGGCCGACTGCTGTCGACCACCGAGCAGCGGGCGGCCGAGGCGGCGGAGGCCATGCGCAGCGCGCTCGCACAGGCCGGCGATGATGCGGCCGCTTCGGTGCAGGACGTCTTCTCGCGCGCCGAGGAACGTTCGCGGGAGATCGCCAATACATTGCGCTCCGGCGTCGAAGGTTCGCTTGCCGACGTCAACAGGACATTGTCGCAGGTGGAAGGCCGGGCGCTCAGCGCCTCCGACAGCCTGCGCCAGGCGATCGGCAAGGCGGGCGAAGAAGCCGGTCAGGCACTCGAAGGCGCCTTCGCCAGCGCGGAAGAGCGGGCAAAGGACGTCACCTTGCGGCTGCGCGACGGCGTCGGCGCCTCCGTCGCCGACATCGAGCGGATGCTCGCAGAGAGCGGCAAGAAGTCCGATGGCGTGGCAACTCAGTTGCGCGAGGCCGTGCGCCAGGCGATCGACGATGCGATCAATCGCTTCAGCGGCGCCACCGACGACATCCGCCGTTCCGCCGGCGAGATCCGCAAGGAACTCGACATGACCCGCCAGGAGCTGAAGCGCGGCGCCTTCGACCTGCCGGAAGAGGCCAAGGAGAACGCCGCGCTCATGCGTCGTGCGGTCGGCGAGCAGATCAAGGCGCTGCAGGAACTGTCGGACATCATCGGCAAGTCCTCGACGCAACTCGAAGTTGCTCAGCCGAAGGCCGTACCCGCGCCCGTCCCTGCCCCCGCTCCCGTGTCGCAGGCGGCGGTGGCCCTGCCGGCAGCCATGCCGCAACAGGCGGCCTCGCCGCAACCGTCCGTGGTGCATCAGCCGGTCCCGGGTGGTGCGTTGCGCGGGAGCCTCGGTCTTGAACAGGCGACACGGCCGCTGCAGCCTGCCCGTACGCCGGCTGTCGAGGAACGCACCGAGGAAGGCGGCGGCTGGATGCGCGATCTGCTTCGCGCCGCCTCCCGCGAGGAAGAGCCGCAGCCTGCACGCCCGCGCCCGCCAGAAAGCCAGCCGGTGGCGCGTGCCGGTGACAATCGCAACCCCCGTCACGTGGTCGAATCGCTGAACTCGCTCTCGGTCGACATTGCGCGGGCGATCGACCATGACGCTTCAGTCGAACTGTGGCGGCGCTATCAGCGTGGCGAGCGCGACGTCTTTACCCGGCGTCTCTACACGCTGAAGGGCCAGCAGACGTTCGACGAGATCAAACGCAAATACGACCGCGAGCCCGAGTTCCGCACCGCGGTGGACCGCTACATTGCCGACTTCGAGAAGCTGCTCTCCGATGTGGCGCGCAACGATCCCGACAAGCGCATTACGCAGACCTATCTGACCTCGGATACCGGCAAGGTCTACACCATGCTCGCCCACGCCGCCGGCCGCTTCAACTGA
- a CDS encoding VOC family protein — MRPRLKVLTLAVDDLESSLAFYRDGMGLPTKGIVGQQFEDGAVVFIHLNDDLILALYPAPSLAKDAKIEVTQRRLGAVSLGHIVNSKEEVDAIMRQAAGAGAVITDPACQRFWGGYSGYFHDPNGHLWEIAWNPQWTVPD, encoded by the coding sequence ATGAGACCGCGACTGAAAGTCCTGACCTTGGCGGTGGATGACCTGGAGAGCTCCCTCGCCTTTTATCGAGACGGGATGGGCCTGCCGACGAAGGGGATCGTCGGGCAGCAATTCGAGGATGGAGCCGTCGTCTTCATCCATTTGAACGACGACCTGATCCTGGCGCTTTATCCTGCGCCGTCGCTCGCCAAGGATGCGAAGATAGAGGTAACGCAGCGGCGACTCGGCGCCGTTTCGCTCGGACACATCGTCAACTCGAAAGAGGAGGTCGATGCGATCATGAGGCAGGCCGCAGGCGCCGGCGCGGTTATCACGGATCCGGCGTGCCAGCGCTTCTGGGGCGGCTATTCCGGCTATTTCCATGACCCGAATGGCCATCTCTGGGAGATTGCCTGGAACCCGCAATGGACTGTTCCCGATTGA
- a CDS encoding cytochrome c1 — translation MKKLVTGILSLAVVAGLGLGAAIAQDDAGGEGHAEGGTPHYPIHKPKQEDWTFAGLFGHYDKGQLQRGLKVYTEVCSACHSMTLVPFRTLEDLGYSDAQVKAFAANYEVEDGPNADGEMFTRKAIPSDYFPSPFPNKEAAAAANNGAAPPDFSLIAKARGIERGFPQFVFDMFWPYQEGGPDYIHALLTGYQDPPAGVEVAEGTHYNPYFASAAALAMAPPLSDDQVTYDDGAPQTVDQYARDVSAFLMWAAEPHLEDRKRTGFMVMVFLLIFTGLIYLTKKSVYANKDH, via the coding sequence ATGAAAAAGCTTGTTACAGGCATTCTGTCACTCGCTGTCGTCGCCGGTCTCGGGCTCGGAGCGGCCATCGCGCAGGACGACGCCGGCGGCGAAGGTCACGCAGAAGGCGGCACGCCGCATTATCCAATCCACAAGCCTAAGCAGGAGGATTGGACCTTTGCCGGCCTGTTCGGCCACTACGACAAGGGCCAGCTGCAGCGCGGTCTGAAGGTCTATACCGAAGTCTGTTCGGCCTGCCATTCGATGACCCTGGTGCCCTTCCGCACGTTGGAGGACCTCGGCTATTCCGATGCTCAGGTGAAAGCCTTTGCGGCGAACTATGAAGTGGAGGATGGCCCGAACGCGGACGGCGAGATGTTCACGCGCAAGGCCATTCCGTCGGATTACTTCCCGTCACCGTTCCCGAACAAGGAAGCGGCTGCGGCGGCGAACAACGGTGCGGCTCCGCCGGACTTCTCGCTGATCGCAAAGGCGCGCGGCATCGAGCGCGGCTTCCCGCAGTTCGTCTTCGACATGTTCTGGCCCTATCAGGAAGGCGGTCCGGACTACATCCACGCGCTGCTGACCGGCTATCAGGATCCGCCGGCGGGCGTCGAGGTCGCAGAGGGCACCCATTACAACCCGTATTTCGCCAGCGCCGCGGCTTTGGCGATGGCGCCGCCACTTTCCGATGACCAGGTCACCTATGACGACGGCGCGCCGCAGACGGTGGATCAATACGCCCGCGACGTTTCGGCCTTCCTGATGTGGGCCGCCGAGCCGCATCTCGAGGATCGCAAGCGCACCGGCTTCATGGTCATGGTGTTCCTGCTCATCTTCACCGGCCTCATCTATCTGACGAAGAAGTCGGTCTACGCGAACAAGGACCATTAA
- a CDS encoding cytochrome b: MSADHSTYTPTTGIEKWVDSRLPLPRLIHDSFVSYPVPRNLNYAYTFGAMLSVMLIVQILTGIVLAMHYAAETSVAFNSVEKIMRDVNQGWLLRYLHANGASFFFIAVYLHIARGLYYGSYKAPREILWILGVVIYLLMMATGFMGYVLPWGQMSFWGATVITGFFSAFPLVGEWIQQFLLGGFAVDQPTLNRFFSLHYLLPFMIAGVVVLHIWALHVTGQTNPTGVEVKSKTDTVPFTPYATLKDALGVSIFLIVYAWFVFYMPNFLGHPDNYIPADALKTPAHIVPEWYYLPFYAMLRAITFNIGPIDSKLGGVLVMFGSILVLFFLPWLDTSKVRSAVYRPWYKLFFWIFVADAIMLGWLGSRPAEGVYVLMSQLGTLYYFGFFLVVMPVLGLIETPKRIPNSITEAVLEKQNAKAQPKTAHA; the protein is encoded by the coding sequence ATGAGTGCTGATCATTCAACCTACACGCCAACGACGGGCATCGAGAAGTGGGTTGATTCCCGTCTTCCGCTGCCGCGTCTGATCCACGACTCTTTCGTCTCCTATCCGGTGCCGCGCAATCTCAACTATGCTTACACGTTCGGCGCCATGCTGTCGGTGATGCTGATCGTGCAGATCCTGACCGGCATCGTGCTGGCCATGCACTATGCCGCCGAGACGAGCGTCGCCTTCAATTCGGTCGAAAAGATCATGCGCGACGTCAACCAAGGCTGGCTGTTGCGCTACCTGCACGCCAATGGAGCGTCCTTCTTCTTCATCGCGGTCTATCTGCATATCGCCCGCGGCCTCTATTACGGCTCCTACAAGGCGCCGCGCGAGATCCTCTGGATTCTCGGCGTCGTGATCTATCTCCTGATGATGGCGACGGGCTTCATGGGTTACGTGCTGCCCTGGGGGCAGATGTCGTTCTGGGGGGCGACGGTTATCACCGGCTTCTTCTCGGCCTTCCCGCTGGTCGGCGAATGGATCCAGCAGTTCCTGCTTGGGGGCTTCGCCGTCGACCAGCCGACGCTGAACCGCTTCTTCTCGCTGCACTATCTGCTGCCCTTCATGATCGCCGGCGTCGTCGTCCTGCACATCTGGGCGCTGCACGTCACAGGTCAGACGAACCCGACGGGAGTCGAGGTCAAGTCGAAGACCGATACCGTGCCCTTCACGCCCTATGCGACGCTGAAGGATGCGCTCGGCGTTTCCATCTTCCTGATCGTCTATGCCTGGTTCGTCTTCTACATGCCGAACTTCCTCGGCCACCCGGACAACTACATCCCGGCTGACGCGCTGAAGACCCCGGCCCACATCGTTCCGGAATGGTATTACCTGCCGTTCTACGCGATGCTGCGCGCCATCACCTTCAACATCGGCCCGATCGACTCCAAGCTCGGCGGCGTTCTGGTGATGTTCGGCTCTATCCTCGTCCTGTTCTTCCTGCCCTGGCTCGATACCTCGAAGGTCCGTTCGGCCGTCTACCGCCCGTGGTACAAGCTGTTCTTCTGGATCTTCGTCGCCGACGCCATCATGCTCGGCTGGCTCGGTTCGCGTCCGGCGGAAGGCGTCTACGTCCTGATGTCGCAGCTCGGCACGCTGTATTATTTCGGCTTCTTCCTCGTCGTCATGCCGGTCCTCGGCCTGATCGAGACGCCGAAGCGCATTCCGAATTCCATCACGGAGGCGGTGCTTGAGAAGCAGAATGCGAAGGCGCAGCCGAAGACCGCGCACGCCTGA
- the petA gene encoding ubiquinol-cytochrome c reductase iron-sulfur subunit, whose product MSEHDTSSETLGEPTRRDFLYLATGMAGVVGATAAAWPFIDQMRPDASTLALASIEVDVSSLQPGMSLTAKWRGKPVFIRNRTDKEVEEAKAVPLDELKDPAARNANLPADSEATDLDRSAGEGKENWIVMIGSCTHLGCVPLGQAGDFGGWFCPCHGSHYDTAGRIRKGPAPENLPVPTFTFVSDTVIKIG is encoded by the coding sequence GTGAGCGAACACGACACTTCAAGCGAGACCTTGGGCGAGCCCACTCGCCGCGACTTCCTGTACCTGGCCACGGGCATGGCCGGCGTCGTCGGCGCCACGGCCGCCGCCTGGCCGTTCATCGACCAGATGCGTCCGGACGCATCGACGCTCGCGCTCGCTTCAATCGAAGTCGACGTCTCGAGCCTGCAGCCCGGCATGTCGCTGACGGCCAAGTGGCGCGGAAAGCCGGTCTTCATCCGCAACCGCACCGACAAGGAAGTCGAGGAAGCCAAAGCCGTGCCGCTTGACGAGCTCAAGGACCCGGCTGCTCGTAACGCCAACCTCCCGGCGGATTCCGAGGCGACCGACCTCGATCGCTCCGCCGGCGAAGGCAAGGAAAACTGGATCGTGATGATCGGCTCCTGCACCCATCTCGGTTGCGTGCCGCTTGGCCAGGCCGGCGACTTCGGCGGCTGGTTCTGTCCCTGCCACGGCTCGCACTACGATACGGCCGGCCGCATCCGGAAGGGCCCCGCACCGGAGAACCTCCCCGTGCCGACCTTCACGTTCGTTTCCGACACAGTTATCAAGATCGGTTGA